CTTCGTCAAGAAGCGCGCGAACCTGCCGGAAAACGCCGTGGAACATGGGCACCGTCAGCTTTCCGCTGAAGGTGTTCTGCTGGCTGGGATGGTAGGAGCCCAACAGGGTCAGGCCGTCGGTGATCTCGTGACGGCTGCCATGGCCGAAACGCGGGCGCGGCCGCGGCAGCGCCCAGCCCACTTCAACGGCCGCCCTCAGGTAGGAGTCGAAGGCGATCTTCCCGAGGGCGACGACCACGCGCAGGCGCGGCAGCAGCCTGAGCTCCCGTACCAGGTAGTCGCGGCAGTTGTGAAACTCGTCCGGGGCGGGCTTGTTGCCGGGAGGAGCGCAACGCACCGCGGCGGAGATGTAGCAGTCCGCGAGCGTCAGGCCGTCGTCGCGGTGTAGCGATTCGGCCTGGCTGGCGAAACCGTGTTCGAACAGCGCGCTGTACAACCAGTCGCCGCTGCGGTCGCCGGTGAACATGCGGCCGGTGCGGTTGCCGCCGTGGGCCGCGGGCGCGAGCCCGACGATGAGGAGCCGCGCCGCAGCGTCGCCGAAACCCGGCAGGGGCTTGCCCCAGTAGGGCTGGCCGTGGTAGCGCCGCGGCGGATTGGCGGCGGCATCGGCGCGCCAAGCCACCAGCCGCGGGCACTTCCGGCACCGGATCGCGGCGCGGTTGACCCGCTCCAGGGAGTCCCGTCTCATGGGCGGGAGGCTAGTGTGGTATCCGGTTAATTCGCATAACAATCTGCGGGTCTTTTCTGCATTGAAATCGTTTTTTCGGCTTGTTTATCAATATGTTAGGAACATGCTCATTTGAGCCGTCATCGATATGTAACCCCATTCAACCAATACTCAGTCCCCGCAAGCGCGCGTATGTCCTCAAGTCAGTTTGGAGCCTCGGAGAAAGTCACCGTAGCG
The DNA window shown above is from Deltaproteobacteria bacterium and carries:
- a CDS encoding uracil-DNA glycosylase: MRRDSLERVNRAAIRCRKCPRLVAWRADAAANPPRRYHGQPYWGKPLPGFGDAAARLLIVGLAPAAHGGNRTGRMFTGDRSGDWLYSALFEHGFASQAESLHRDDGLTLADCYISAAVRCAPPGNKPAPDEFHNCRDYLVRELRLLPRLRVVVALGKIAFDSYLRAAVEVGWALPRPRPRFGHGSRHEITDGLTLLGSYHPSQQNTFSGKLTVPMFHGVFRQVRALLDEDV